A window from Gossypium raimondii isolate GPD5lz chromosome 7, ASM2569854v1, whole genome shotgun sequence encodes these proteins:
- the LOC105799793 gene encoding uncharacterized protein LOC105799793 has protein sequence MRISQMDAFQWHKIAAVSGIAALGLGTYGFHIFKPENPVYKEVWQIASTYHLFHTAALLSAPITKRPHIFGGLLTAGILSFSGSCYTAAYLEDRKYSALAPFGGLAFVAGWASLLF, from the exons ATGAGAATTTCCCAAATGGATGCTTTTCAGTGGCACAAGATTGCTGCTGTTTCTG gAATAGCAGCCCTTGGATTGGGCACTTATGGCTTCCATATCTTTAAACCTGAAAATCCCGTTTACAAGGAG GTATGGCAAATCGCTTCTACTTACCACTTGTTTCACACAGCTGCTCTTCTTTCTGCTCCTATTACCAAACGCCCCCACATT TTTGGAGGCCTTTTGACTGCTGGCATTCTTTCTTTCTCTGGGTC GTGTTACACGGCGGCATATCTGGAGGACAGAAAATATTCGGCCCTTGCTCCATTTGGTGGCCTTGCTTTTGTTGCCGGTTGGGCAAGTCTGTTATTCTAA
- the LOC105799785 gene encoding glucan endo-1,3-beta-glucosidase 4 isoform X2, which yields MSPLLLKITLVLLFMSIIIPQKSVGEYEQWCIADEQTPDEELKVALDWACGEGGADCSKIQVNQACYFPNTMTNHASYAFNDYFQRFKHKGGSCNFKGAAMITELDPSYNSCKYEFIP from the exons ATGTCACCCTTGTTGTTAAAGATAACGCTTGTGCTGCTGTTTATGTCAATTATTATTCCTCAAAAATCAG TTGGGGAATACGAGCAATGGTGCATAGCAGATGAACAAACCCCAGATGAAGAGTTGAAGGTAGCCCTGGATTGGGCATGTGGGGAAGGTGGTGCAGATTGCAGTAAGATTCAGGTAAACCAGGCTTGTTATTTTCCAAACACTATGACAAACCATGCTTCCTATGCCTTCAATGATTACTTCCAAAGGTTCAAGCACAAAGGAGGATCTTGCAACTTCAAAGGAGCTGCCATGATTACAGAACTAGATCCAA GTTATAATTCTTGCAAATACGAGTTTATTCCCTGA
- the LOC105799785 gene encoding glucan endo-1,3-beta-glucosidase 4 isoform X1, with product MSPLLLKITLVLLFMSIIIPQKSVGEYEQWCIADEQTPDEELKVALDWACGEGGADCSKIQVNQACYFPNTMTNHASYAFNDYFQRFKHKGGSCNFKGAAMITELDPSKRYPLTVFKKNERIPCA from the exons ATGTCACCCTTGTTGTTAAAGATAACGCTTGTGCTGCTGTTTATGTCAATTATTATTCCTCAAAAATCAG TTGGGGAATACGAGCAATGGTGCATAGCAGATGAACAAACCCCAGATGAAGAGTTGAAGGTAGCCCTGGATTGGGCATGTGGGGAAGGTGGTGCAGATTGCAGTAAGATTCAGGTAAACCAGGCTTGTTATTTTCCAAACACTATGACAAACCATGCTTCCTATGCCTTCAATGATTACTTCCAAAGGTTCAAGCACAAAGGAGGATCTTGCAACTTCAAAGGAGCTGCCATGATTACAGAACTAGATCCAAGTAAGCGTTATCCATTgacagtttttaaaaaaaatgagcgAATCCCATGTGCTTAG
- the LOC105799728 gene encoding histidine kinase 2, which produces MSCSSGTGNFVKLSGLLGEIHRCALVKMSMNGKFPASTCRLPANSRLKKAKEIMHRSNSFKKWNRYLIFLWLLGFLSVGFIWFLTSVPSEGTEKIPPSCEDNARILLQHFNVSKNQLHALASFFYESDQVAFLECSRHSGPEKPSSDDITCALNVLCSKKPDFEKQMWVAKSSELKDQCPVRVENTPSAHDLSFPEHDSYVVLNAVSSLPWEHHTSRKNISRRTAPGVQSKDHCENLSFCMVKGCWLLLVGLVLSCQIPGVRLKLWRSRESEPAPLQPVPQKLQLLLQQKHQQQAQDPPKGAGKWRKKLLIIFVLMGILTSIWLFWHLNQKINLRREETLTNMCDERARMLQDQFNVSMNHVHALALLVSTFHHGKHPSAIDQKTFGEYTERTAFERPLTSGVAYALKVLHSEREQFEKQHGWTIKKMETEDQTLVQDCLTENLDPAPVKDEYAPVIFSQETVSHIVSIDMMSGKEDRENILRARATGKGVLTSPFKLLKSNHVGVVLTFAVYNKDLPPDATPELRIEATMGYLGASYDVPSLVEKLLHQLASNQTIVVNVYDTTNSSASISMYGTDVTDTGLLHVSSLDFGDPLRKHEMHCRFKQKPPLPWTAINASLGVLVITLLVGHIFHAAISRIAKVENDYREMMELKARAEAADIAKSQFLATVSHEIRTPMNGVLGMLKMLMDTDLDAVQRDYAETAHASGKDLISLINEVLDQAKIESGRLELEDVPFDLRSLLDNVLSLSSDKSNDKGIELAVYVSDRVPEVVVGDPGRFRQIIINLVGNSIKFTQDKGHIFVSVHLVDEVKGACDVGDKVLQQGLNLVQDMSSKTYNTLSGFPVVDRWRSWENFKTLNSKDAVEDPEKIKLLVTVEDTGVGIHLGAQDRIFTPFVQADSSTSRHYGGTGIGLSISKHLVELMHGEIGFVSEPGIGSTFSFTGSFAKGEVSSLDSRWKQYDPVVSEFQGLRALVVDNRSIRAEVTRYHLRRLGISVDITLSMESTCTYLSNACGTSDFAHLAMILIDKDAWNQERVLQFRSLLKEHRQNGRINVSTNFPKIFLLATAMTPLERSKLKTAGFVDNVLMKPLRLSVIIACFQELLGNGRKDQVHRKKSTLGTLLREKRILVVDDNKVNRRVAEGALKKYGAIVSCVEKGQDALDKLRPPHNFDACFMDLQMPEMDGFEATRQIRSVETQVNENIASGEASIDMYGNVSYWHIPILAMTADVIQATNEECMKCGMDGYVSKPFEEEQLYSAVASFFESG; this is translated from the exons ATGAGTTGTTCTTCTGGAACTGGGAATTTTGTGAAGCTCTCAGGGCTCCTCGGGGAAATACATAGATGTGCTTTAGTCAAGATGTCTATGAACGGCAAATTTCCCGCTTCTACTTGTAGATTGCCAGCAAATTCCAGGCTAAAAAAGGCTAAGGAGATTATGCATCGATCCAATTCTTTCAAGAAATGGAACAGATACCTTATCTTCCTTTGGCTTTTAGGCTTCCTTTCTGTTGGGTTTATTTGGTTCTTGACAAGTGTACCCTCGGAGGGGACTGAGAAAATTCCCCCTTCTTGTGAAGACAACGCAAGAATCTTGCTCCAACATTTCAATGTTAGCAAGAACCAGCTTCATGCTTTAGCTTCTTTCTTCTACGAATCAGATCAG GTAGCATTCCTTGAATGTTCCAGACATTCAGGTCCTGAAAAGCCATCAAGTGATGATATTACCTGTGCTCTTAATGTTCTGTGTTCAAAGAAGCCAGACTTTGAAAAGCAGATGTGGGTTGCAAAAAGTTCAGAACTTAAGGATCAATGCCCAGTTCGGGTTGAGAATACTCCCAGTGCACATGACTTGTCATTTCCAGAGCACGATTCTTATGTTGTACTGAATGCTGTTTCATCATTACCATGGGAGCATCACACCAGCAGAAAG AACATCTCGCGAAGAACTGCACCAGGAGTCCAGTCAAAAGACCATTGTGAGAACTTGTCTTTTTGTATGGTGAAAGGATGTTGGTTGCTTCTTGTTGGACTGGTGCTGAGCTGCCAGATTCCAGGAGTCCGTTTGAAGCTGTGGAGGAGCAGAGAGAGTGAGCCAGCTCCGTTGCAGCCTGTACCTCAGAAACTACAGCTGCTACTGCAACAGAAGCATCAGCAGCAAGCTCAGGACCCTCCCAAGGGTGCAGGGAAGTGGAGAAAGAAACTCCTAATAATATTTGTACTAATGGGGATCCTTACATCCATCTGGTTATTTTGGCATTTAAACCAGAAGATCAATTTGAGGAGAGAAGAGACTCTTACCAACATGTGCGATGAAAGAGCACGGATGTTGCAAGATCAATTTAATGTTAGCATGAATCATGTTCATGCTCTGGCTCTTCTTGTATCAACTTTTCACCACGGGAAGCATCCATCTGCTATTGATCAG AAAACATTTGGTGAATATACCGAGAGAACAGCTTTTGAGAGGCCACTTACCAGTGGGGTTGCTTATGCATTGAAAGTTCTTCACTCAGAGAGGGAGCAATTTGAGAAACAGCATGGATGGAcaataaagaaaatggaaacTGAGGACCAGACTTTAGTCCAAGATTGCCTAACTGAAAATTTGGATCCTGCACCCGTTAAAGATGAATATGCACCAGTGATATTTTCACAAGAAACCGTTTCTCATATTGTCTCTATTGACATGATGTCTGGAAAG GAAGACCGTGAGAACATTTTGCGGGCAAGGGCAACTGGAAAGGGAGTATTGACATCACCTTTTAAGCTGTTAAAATCCAATCACGTTGGTGTTGTGCTCACATTTGCTGTTTATAACAAGGATTTGCCTCCAGATGCTACTCCAGAGTTACGTATTGAAGCAACAATGGG GTACCTAGGTGCATCATATGATGTCCCCTCCCTGGTGGAGAAGCTTCTGCACCAACTTGCTAGCAATCAAACAATTGTTGTCAATGTTTACGATACAACCAATTCGTCTGCTTCCATAAGCATGTATGGTACTGATGTAACTGATACTGGCCTACTGCATGTAAGCAGCCTCGATTTTGGGGATCCATTAAGGAAGCATGAGATGCACTGCAG GTTCAAGCAAAAACCTCCATTACCCTGGACGGCAATCAATGCATCACTAGGAGTCCTAGTTATCACTTTACTTGTTGGTCATATCTTCCATGCAGCTATAAGTCGAATTGCAAAAGTTGAGAATGACTACCGTGAGATGATGGAGCTCAAAGCTCGTGCTGAAGCTGCAGATATAGCAAAATCTCAG tttCTAGCTACTGTTTCCCATGAGATCCGGACTCCAATGAATGGTGTTCTAG GTATGCTGAAGATGCTGATGGACACGGATCTTGATGCGGTCCAAAGGGACTATGCTGAGACTGCTCATGCTAGTGGGAAAGATCTTATCTCGCTGATAAATGAGGTCCTTGATCAGGCTAAGATAGAATCAGGCAGGCTTGAACTTGAGGATGTGCCCTTCGATCTACGTTCTCTTCTTGATAATGTTCTCTCACTCTCCTCGGACAAATCTAATGATAAAGGGATTGAG TTGGCGGTTTATGTTTCTGATCGGGTTCCCGAAGTTGTTGTTGGTGATCCTGGGCGGTTTCGGCAAATAATTATCAATCTTGTTGGAAATTCAATTAAG TTCACGCAGGATAAGGGACATATTTTTGTCTCAGTGCATCTGGTAGATGAAGTGAAAGGTGCATGTGATGTGGGAGACAAAGTGTTACAACAAGGCTTGAACTTGGTTCAAGATATGTCAAGCAAGACATACAACACGTTAAGTGGCTTTCCGGTGGTAGACAGATGGAGGAGCTGGgagaattttaaaacattaaatagcAAAGATGCAGTGGAGGACcctgaaaagattaaattactGGTGACTGTTGAGGATACAGGTGTGGGAATTCATTTGGGTGCTCAAGATCGGATTTTCACTCCTTTTGTGCAAGCTGACAGTTCAACTTCACGACATTATGGTGGGACTGGAATAGGATTGAGCATCAGCAAACATCTGGTGGAACTCATGCATGGGGAGATAGGGTTTGTCAGTGAACCTGGCATTGGCAGTACTTTCTCATTTACTGGATCTTTTGCAAAAGGTGAAGTGAGTTCTTTGGATTCAAGGTGGAAGCAATATGATCCAGTGGTTTCAGAGTTTCAAGGTTTGAGAGCACTGGTTGTTGATAATAGAAGCATACGAGCTGAGGTCACTAGATACCATCTACGGAGATTGGGAATATCTGTGGATATAACATTGAGTATGGAGTCAACATGCACCTATCTGTCAAACGCTTGTGGCACAAG TGACTTTGCTCATTTGGCCATGATTCTTATAGACAAAGATGCTTGGAACCAGGAAAGAGTTCTTCAGTTCCGTTCCTTGCTCAAAGAACATAGGCAGAATGGCAGGATAAATGTTTCAACGAACTTCCCTAAGATTTTTCTCTTGGCTACCGCCATGACTCCTCTTGAACGATCCAAGCTTAAGACTGCTGGTTTTGTAGATAATGTACTGATGAAGCCTCTTCGGTTGAGCGTCATCATTGCCTGTTTCCAGGAACTCCTAGGAAATGGTAGAAAGGACCAGGTACATAGAAAGAAAAGTACACTCGGGACCCTACTTAGAGAAAAACGAATTTTAGTGGTTGATGATAACAAGGTTAACAGAAGAGTGGCAGAAGGTGCTTTAAAGAAATATGGAGCAATTGTTTCCTGTGTGGAAAAAGGCCAGGATGCGCTGGACAAGCTTAGACCACCCCATAATTTTGATGCCTGCTTCATGGATCTTCAGATGCCGGAAATGGACGG GTTTGAAGCAACTAGGCAAATCCGCAGTGTGGAGACTCAGGTCAATGAAAATATTGCTTCTGGAGAAGCATCAATTGATATGTATGGAAATGTGTCTTACTGGCACATTCCAATATTGGCAATGACAGCTGATGTCATCCAGGCTACAAACGAAGAGTGCATGAAATGTGGGATGGATGGCTATGTGTCGAAGCCTTTTGAGGAAGAGCAACTTTATTCAGCTGTTGCAAGTTTTTTCGAGTCTGGTTGA